The Pyrodictium delaneyi genome contains a region encoding:
- the dnaG gene encoding DNA primase DnaG, with product MKYLIKAKIEVEGLVNKHDIIGAIFGQTENLFGEEFDLRELQDRGRIGRVQVEVKHQGTKTYGEITVPSNLDRVETALIAAMLESVEKVGPYKARIHVYDIIDVRAEKIKKIIERAKEILRIWSLEKTPDLREVLREISESIKRGEVISYGPEKLPAGPDVNKSDEIIIVEGRADVINLLRYGYRNVIALEGARGKIPDTIIKLAKTKKAIAFVDGDHGGDLILWELLRVADIDYVARAPPGKEVEDLTGKEIARALRNLVPAKEYLAILERKLKGKPEKPAKPPAEEKPETPPKPETKVEEAPPKPSKPAQPKAEPVIQIEVERVEIPPSIVEEIKQLSGTLEAILYDKEWKPIDKVAVRDVYNVLEKIEPGKVYAIVYDGIVTQRMLDIAAQKQIKLLIANRLGSIERRPQGVSILTFSDITS from the coding sequence TTGAAGTACCTTATAAAGGCTAAGATAGAGGTAGAGGGGCTAGTAAATAAGCATGATATAATAGGTGCCATATTTGGACAGACAGAGAATCTTTTCGGAGAGGAGTTTGACCTACGTGAGTTGCAAGACAGAGGTAGAATTGGACGAGTCCAGGTGGAAGTGAAACATCAAGGTACAAAGACCTATGGTGAAATAACGGTTCCTTCAAATCTTGATCGTGTTGAGACAGCGTTAATAGCTGCTATGCTCGAATCTGTAGAAAAGGTTGGTCCCTACAAGGCACGTATACACGTCTATGATATAATTGACGTCCGTGCGGAGAAGATCAAGAAGATAATCGAGCGGGCCAAAGAGATACTTCGTATATGGTCGCTAGAAAAGACACCAGACCTCCGTGAGGTACTGAGGGAAATAAGTGAGTCTATCAAGCGTGGTGAAGTAATATCCTACGGGCCGGAGAAGCTACCAGCTGGTCCAGATGTTAACAAGAGTGATGAAATAATAATAGTGGAAGGTAGAGCTGACGTAATAAACCTCTTGCGCTATGGTTACCGGAATGTAATAGCGCTGGAAGGCGCACGTGGTAAGATACCAGACACTATAATAAAGCTAGCCAAGACCAAGAAAGCTATAGCCTTCGTAGATGGAGATCACGGTGGCGACCTAATACTCTGGGAACTGCTGCGCGTTGCAGACATAGACTACGTAGCACGGGCGCCGCCAGGGAAGGAGGTTGAGGATCTAACTGGAAAAGAGATAGCTAGGGCTCTCCGTAACCTAGTCCCCGCAAAAGAATATCTAGCGATACTAGAGCGTAAGCTCAAGGGTAAGCCTGAGAAGCCTGCCAAACCTCCTGCTGAGGAAAAACCAGAGACGCCACCGAAGCCTGAGACAAAAGTTGAGGAGGCTCCTCCAAAACCCTCGAAGCCAGCACAGCCTAAGGCTGAGCCAGTTATACAAATTGAAGTTGAGCGTGTAGAGATACCGCCAAGCATAGTCGAAGAGATTAAACAGCTAAGTGGCACCCTTGAGGCCATACTCTACGACAAAGAGTGGAAGCCTATAGACAAAGTAGCGGTTAGAGACGTATACAATGTATTGGAAAAGATAGAGCCAGGCAAGGTCTACGCAATAGTGTATGACGGTATAGTGACGCAGCGTATGCTAGATATCGCAGCACAGAAACAGATAAAGCTACTAATAGCTAACCGACTTGGCTCTATCGAACGTAGGCCACAAGGTGTGAGCATCTTAACGTTCAGCGATATAACATCCTAG
- a CDS encoding phenylalanine--tRNA ligase subunit alpha — translation MSKKIAVSESEYQFLKQLVGRVEPGKAYTTEELAKLLGIPRSRVEPLVRLLADKGLLEIEEQVVEKYVVTEEAKQYLEEGFPEEKLVKLLHKNGGELPVDEARRLLGREFGIAMANASRKGWVRVEAGKVKLLVEPTVEAEEKRLLRLLSEGRRLSPDEVKLLRRRRLVAPEKEKITIVRFGKSPEEFLEKVVVEVGALTRQLIESGEWRNIRLRSYNVAAEPPKVYPGRLHFFRQFVEYLRDVMKELGFVEIEEPPVELEFWNYDVLFQPQYHPARSPTDTFYLRQPREGVLPADLAVSVRKAHEEGIAGSRGWGYRWDPSQAARLILRSHTTAVSARVLASKPRPPFRFFSLGRVYRVETIDPRHLPEFHQIDGIASEDGISLRWLIGMLSEFLERLGFREYKFRPAYFPFTEPSIEGYVRVKGQWLEILGAGMFRPEMLAALGIDYPVAAWGMGIERLAMALYGLTDIRQLYSMDVRFLSTIPSRWWIYAGAQV, via the coding sequence TTGAGCAAGAAGATTGCGGTATCAGAGTCAGAGTATCAATTCCTTAAGCAGCTTGTGGGCCGCGTTGAGCCGGGCAAGGCCTATACGACTGAGGAGCTAGCCAAGCTTCTAGGGATTCCCAGGAGTCGAGTTGAACCTCTGGTACGCCTTCTAGCCGATAAGGGGCTCCTTGAGATAGAGGAGCAGGTAGTCGAGAAATACGTGGTAACTGAGGAGGCTAAACAGTATCTCGAGGAGGGGTTCCCCGAGGAGAAGCTTGTAAAGCTGCTACACAAGAACGGTGGCGAACTTCCTGTAGATGAGGCTAGGCGGCTTCTTGGTAGAGAGTTTGGCATAGCTATGGCTAATGCGTCGCGTAAAGGCTGGGTGAGAGTAGAGGCCGGCAAGGTGAAGCTCCTAGTTGAGCCCACGGTAGAGGCTGAGGAGAAGAGGCTGCTAAGGCTGCTCAGCGAGGGCAGGAGGCTCTCACCGGATGAGGTGAAACTTCTACGCCGTAGGCGGCTCGTCGCTCCCGAGAAGGAGAAGATAACGATAGTCAGATTTGGTAAGAGTCCAGAGGAGTTTCTCGAGAAAGTTGTTGTTGAGGTTGGTGCTCTGACACGTCAGCTCATAGAGTCTGGCGAGTGGCGCAACATCCGGCTCCGCAGCTATAACGTTGCTGCTGAGCCGCCCAAAGTGTATCCGGGAAGGCTGCACTTTTTCCGCCAGTTCGTGGAGTATCTACGCGATGTCATGAAGGAGCTAGGGTTCGTAGAGATCGAAGAACCGCCGGTAGAGCTAGAGTTCTGGAACTATGACGTACTATTCCAGCCTCAGTACCATCCGGCCCGCTCGCCAACAGACACGTTCTATCTTAGGCAGCCTCGGGAGGGAGTACTACCAGCTGATCTAGCGGTGAGTGTGAGGAAGGCGCATGAGGAGGGTATTGCGGGAAGTCGTGGCTGGGGGTATCGCTGGGATCCCTCTCAGGCAGCCCGCTTGATACTGCGCAGTCATACAACAGCTGTGTCGGCGCGTGTACTCGCGTCAAAGCCGAGGCCGCCGTTCAGATTCTTTAGCCTCGGTAGAGTATACCGTGTAGAGACAATCGATCCTAGGCATTTGCCGGAGTTCCACCAGATAGATGGTATTGCGAGCGAGGATGGTATCAGTCTCCGGTGGCTCATAGGGATGCTCTCAGAGTTCCTGGAGAGACTGGGGTTCCGCGAGTACAAGTTCCGGCCGGCATACTTCCCGTTCACGGAACCCTCCATAGAGGGCTATGTCCGTGTAAAAGGCCAGTGGCTTGAGATACTTGGCGCGGGCATGTTTAGGCCCGAGATGCTTGCAGCTCTTGGCATAGACTATCCGGTTGCAGCATGGGGTATGGGCATAGAGAGGCTAGCCATGGCCCTCTATGGGTTGACGGACATAAGGCAACTCTATAGCATGGATGTCCGCTTCCTCTCGACAATACCGTCGAGGTGGTGGATATATGCCGGTGCTCAAGTTTAA
- a CDS encoding DUF1512 domain-containing protein has product MPFISSSSDLATWIIAISILVSTVLSILAFLGIAQGLQVRIWRNQIEAKLRVLESYRNTVRDEARKKLEKLGAHNPDEVVNTVIEYFVIEPVSIEPIDIIKRLEKVLRTEEERIEDIVSRSLPKDVSDVDKKNIVTLLAIANVLNTLYKFVRHILLLGIKTKNAMLVAQLWMMMPFYMRIAKAYFDAAKIINKGIPIGDAAGPLAAYKLMKMLRLEAGPKEVVKDTMYSVHSFEERRVIIVKARGPGSTVGRPGEAVEKIVNEELEGNIAAIITVDAALKMEGEETGSIAEGTGVAMGDPGPEKIRIERVAVAHGAQLYAIAIKMSLEEAITAIKKEIVDGVEKAVDRVKKLILETTKPGDTVIVVGVGNTLGVAQ; this is encoded by the coding sequence ATGCCTTTCATTAGCTCTTCATCGGATCTCGCTACATGGATAATAGCGATAAGCATCTTAGTCTCAACTGTGTTATCTATCCTTGCTTTCCTTGGTATTGCCCAAGGCCTGCAAGTGAGGATATGGAGAAACCAGATAGAGGCAAAACTAAGGGTTCTTGAGAGCTATAGAAATACTGTACGTGATGAAGCACGTAAAAAGCTTGAGAAACTGGGAGCACATAATCCCGACGAAGTAGTCAACACAGTAATAGAATACTTCGTCATAGAGCCTGTCTCGATAGAACCCATAGACATTATAAAGCGGCTTGAGAAGGTTCTGCGTACTGAAGAGGAGCGTATAGAGGATATAGTCTCCCGCAGTCTACCCAAAGACGTGAGTGATGTCGATAAGAAGAATATTGTAACACTGTTAGCCATTGCAAATGTTCTTAATACTCTCTACAAGTTTGTCCGCCACATACTACTCCTCGGCATTAAGACCAAGAATGCTATGCTTGTAGCACAGCTTTGGATGATGATGCCCTTCTACATGAGAATAGCTAAAGCGTACTTTGACGCTGCAAAAATAATAAACAAGGGCATACCCATAGGTGATGCAGCAGGGCCACTAGCAGCTTACAAGCTTATGAAAATGCTCCGTCTTGAGGCTGGACCTAAAGAAGTGGTAAAAGACACGATGTATAGTGTACATAGTTTTGAGGAGCGTCGAGTAATAATTGTAAAAGCACGTGGTCCAGGTAGCACGGTCGGTAGGCCGGGTGAGGCTGTAGAGAAGATCGTAAATGAGGAGCTAGAAGGCAATATAGCTGCTATTATAACAGTCGACGCGGCACTGAAAATGGAGGGTGAGGAGACGGGATCTATAGCAGAGGGTACTGGCGTAGCTATGGGCGACCCTGGTCCCGAGAAAATACGTATTGAACGAGTAGCTGTTGCACATGGAGCACAGCTCTATGCGATAGCTATCAAGATGAGTCTTGAAGAAGCTATAACAGCGATAAAGAAAGAGATAGTTGATGGAGTTGAGAAAGCAGTTGATAGAGTCAAGAAGCTAATACTAGAGACTACAAAGCCCGGGGACACAGTAATAGTTGTAGGAGTAGGCAATACCCTTGGCGTAGCCCAATAG
- a CDS encoding tyrosine--tRNA ligase — MTPEERLKLITRNTVEIVTLEELRSKIEAGEKLKGYLGFEPSGLFHIGWLVWANKVKDLVDAGIEFYLLAATWHAWINDKLGGDMELIRKAARHVVDVLEAIGVDKAKLKVVDAEDLVSDKEYWAILLRVAKNNTLARIKRALTIMGRRAEEAELDFSKLIYPAMQVTDIFYLDLDIALGGLDQRKAHMLARDTAEKLGRKKPIAIHTPLLTGLQGIGRMNPSMVDEEQHAVEFKMSKSKPETAVFVYDSPEDIEKKILRAYCPAREVKFNPIMEINKYLLFARPGFKLVIERPEKYGGTIIVESYEELEKLYIEGRLHPLDLKKATAKALIEMLEPVRRYFEQNREARETLEELKKAAITR; from the coding sequence ATGACTCCTGAGGAGAGGTTGAAGCTGATAACTCGCAATACTGTTGAGATAGTCACTCTTGAGGAGCTTAGGTCCAAGATAGAGGCTGGTGAGAAGCTTAAAGGCTATCTAGGGTTTGAGCCTAGTGGCCTCTTCCACATAGGTTGGCTTGTCTGGGCTAATAAGGTCAAAGATCTAGTAGATGCCGGAATAGAGTTCTATCTGCTAGCTGCTACGTGGCACGCGTGGATTAACGATAAGCTTGGAGGAGATATGGAGCTTATTCGCAAAGCTGCACGGCATGTAGTAGATGTGCTAGAGGCTATAGGTGTGGATAAGGCCAAACTAAAGGTTGTTGATGCAGAGGATCTTGTGTCCGACAAGGAATACTGGGCTATACTCCTACGAGTTGCTAAGAATAACACGCTAGCGAGGATAAAGCGTGCACTGACGATAATGGGTAGGAGGGCTGAAGAGGCCGAACTAGACTTCTCGAAGCTGATATACCCGGCGATGCAAGTCACGGACATATTCTATCTTGATCTAGATATAGCTCTAGGTGGGCTTGATCAACGCAAGGCACACATGCTGGCCAGAGATACTGCGGAGAAGCTTGGCAGAAAGAAGCCTATAGCTATTCATACACCGTTGCTAACTGGCTTGCAGGGTATTGGTCGAATGAACCCAAGTATGGTTGACGAGGAGCAGCATGCAGTCGAGTTTAAGATGAGTAAGTCTAAGCCGGAGACTGCGGTCTTTGTCTACGATAGCCCTGAGGATATAGAGAAGAAGATTTTGCGAGCCTACTGTCCGGCAAGAGAGGTAAAGTTTAACCCCATAATGGAAATCAACAAGTATCTCTTGTTTGCCAGACCTGGCTTCAAGCTGGTTATAGAACGGCCTGAGAAGTATGGTGGCACTATAATAGTGGAGAGTTATGAGGAGCTTGAGAAACTCTACATTGAGGGTAGACTCCATCCGCTGGATCTCAAGAAAGCTACAGCAAAGGCGCTTATAGAGATGCTAGAGCCTGTAAGGAGGTACTTTGAGCAGAACCGTGAAGCGCGAGAAACGCTAGAAGAACTAAAAAAGGCTGCTATCACACGATAA
- a CDS encoding HD domain-containing protein → MAIDRDRVQKLDKMLAALKSTPRTGWMLRGVHAAIAESIAEHMAESTVLALVIAEKLRENGVEIDVLRAATIAAVHDLSESVIGDIVKLTADAIGKERKEQLELNVAKNTLGDDNMLYALIKEYIEQTTPEARVAKLAEILSTLLQSLRYIMQGYRGVSEIACSSARAIKKMIENASWLASVRTIVEDYVNEGLKACNNPNTLI, encoded by the coding sequence ATGGCGATAGACCGGGATCGGGTTCAGAAACTTGACAAGATGCTTGCTGCACTAAAGTCTACACCACGTACAGGGTGGATGCTTCGCGGAGTTCATGCAGCTATAGCTGAGAGTATAGCCGAACACATGGCCGAATCAACAGTACTAGCACTTGTAATCGCTGAGAAACTAAGAGAGAACGGCGTAGAAATTGACGTGCTTAGGGCGGCAACTATTGCCGCTGTACACGACCTATCTGAATCAGTAATAGGAGACATTGTGAAACTAACTGCAGATGCTATAGGAAAGGAGCGCAAAGAGCAGCTCGAACTAAACGTAGCTAAGAACACGCTTGGGGACGACAACATGCTCTATGCATTGATAAAAGAGTACATTGAACAGACAACTCCTGAAGCACGTGTGGCCAAACTGGCGGAGATTCTGTCGACTCTTCTACAAAGCTTACGTTATATTATGCAAGGATATAGAGGTGTATCAGAGATTGCTTGTTCATCAGCACGCGCTATAAAGAAGATGATAGAAAACGCTAGCTGGCTAGCTTCGGTAAGAACCATCGTCGAGGACTATGTGAATGAGGGCCTTAAGGCATGCAATAACCCAAATACTTTAATATAG
- a CDS encoding metal-dependent hydrolase, producing MGYVRWLGHSAFEIRVDDYTILVDPWLSNPQSPVSVSEYKGKVDLVIVTHDHLDHLGDAVQILRLNPNAKFAAVYELANFVAEQLGDTSGRIVGANIGGPLRIPGIDLKVMFFPATHSSNRGAPTSVVIAGKEATLFHAGDTGLFAEMQFIGELYRPDIAMLPIGSHFTMDVVQAAKAVELLKPRVAIPMHYNTFPVIEADPQEFARLVAEKGLDTKVVILKPGEVYEF from the coding sequence ATGGGCTATGTTCGCTGGCTTGGCCACTCAGCTTTCGAGATAAGGGTTGATGATTATACGATTCTCGTAGACCCTTGGCTCAGCAACCCCCAGTCTCCAGTAAGCGTTAGCGAATACAAGGGTAAGGTTGATCTAGTAATAGTGACACATGATCACCTGGACCACCTTGGTGACGCTGTACAGATTCTAAGATTGAACCCGAATGCTAAGTTTGCGGCAGTCTACGAGCTTGCAAACTTTGTTGCAGAACAGCTCGGCGACACGTCGGGAAGAATAGTCGGTGCAAATATTGGAGGTCCTCTAAGGATACCCGGTATCGATCTCAAGGTTATGTTCTTCCCTGCAACTCACAGCAGCAACCGCGGGGCGCCTACAAGCGTGGTTATAGCTGGTAAGGAGGCTACACTATTTCATGCGGGCGATACAGGGCTTTTTGCCGAGATGCAGTTCATAGGGGAGCTATATAGGCCGGATATAGCAATGCTTCCTATAGGCAGCCACTTTACAATGGATGTTGTGCAGGCGGCGAAGGCAGTCGAGCTGCTAAAGCCACGTGTCGCTATACCGATGCACTATAACACGTTCCCAGTCATAGAGGCTGATCCACAAGAGTTTGCTAGGCTCGTCGCTGAGAAGGGACTAGACACAAAGGTTGTTATACTAAAGCCGGGCGAGGTATACGAGTTCTAG
- the map gene encoding type II methionyl aminopeptidase, with protein sequence MDEEVVKKYIEAGRIARIVRDEAAKLIEPGRSVLEVCTYVENRIRELGAAPAFPCNISINEIAAHYSPVVGDETSIPEGAVVKLDIGVHVDGYIADTAVTVTLDEKWAQLLEAVEDALARAIELVKPGVKFAEVGRAIEAAIKNKGFKPITNLGGHSLARYTIHAGESIPNAYDALVRGKFSSGKAYAIEPFGTNGAGLVYEGELVTIYALVRSSLRRRLDPRTKRILEAVKERFKTLPFNERWLTDVEEDVEVLRRSLRKLARMGYLVQYPVLIERNHGMVAQFEHTIVITDNGEVIVTTK encoded by the coding sequence GTGGATGAGGAAGTGGTTAAGAAGTATATAGAGGCTGGACGTATTGCGCGAATAGTTCGGGACGAGGCTGCTAAACTCATAGAGCCCGGTAGAAGCGTCCTCGAAGTATGTACATATGTTGAGAACAGGATTAGAGAGCTAGGTGCAGCTCCGGCGTTTCCCTGTAACATATCTATCAACGAAATTGCTGCACACTACTCACCAGTGGTCGGGGATGAGACGTCTATCCCCGAAGGCGCGGTAGTAAAGCTTGACATAGGCGTTCACGTTGATGGATATATAGCTGATACAGCAGTCACGGTCACGCTTGATGAAAAGTGGGCACAGCTTCTAGAAGCTGTAGAGGATGCGCTTGCAAGAGCTATAGAGCTTGTAAAACCTGGTGTGAAGTTCGCCGAGGTAGGTAGAGCTATAGAGGCTGCAATCAAGAACAAAGGGTTCAAGCCTATAACTAACCTTGGAGGTCATAGTTTGGCTAGGTACACTATACACGCAGGAGAGAGTATACCTAACGCCTATGACGCCTTGGTCCGTGGAAAGTTCTCATCAGGCAAGGCATATGCCATAGAGCCATTTGGAACCAATGGGGCTGGGCTAGTGTATGAAGGCGAGCTAGTCACTATCTATGCCTTAGTACGTTCGAGTCTCCGGCGTAGACTTGACCCCCGAACTAAGCGTATACTTGAGGCAGTCAAGGAAAGGTTCAAGACACTACCCTTCAACGAGAGATGGCTCACAGACGTTGAGGAGGATGTTGAGGTGCTTAGGAGGAGCCTAAGGAAACTAGCCCGCATGGGGTATTTAGTACAGTATCCCGTACTTATTGAGAGGAACCATGGCATGGTTGCCCAGTTCGAGCATACAATAGTAATTACGGACAATGGTGAAGTGATAGTTACAACTAAGTAG
- a CDS encoding nucleotidyltransferase domain-containing protein, with amino-acid sequence MLGRDKVERRAEYRVVVYDDKQWKLLADLRQEAIHIMEALVAMRLAPIVHGSIARGDVHKDSDIDIFIPSIVPSYLVEVGLERAGLHVSHKLIIQATPQSTPKVYISLDAEEKRVVSFPLAKLSKREYEFYYFGGALDYNGLISGKRVPGVNKKLVLIEPLPKGHKESPVIGREAEVARIVGVSIDTVLERVRVLTRRDEHGRTGVFVKYELEPWESIEDAVRKIARENPVFRRTLAAKGSPLV; translated from the coding sequence ATGTTGGGACGCGACAAAGTTGAACGACGAGCAGAGTACCGGGTAGTAGTCTATGACGATAAACAGTGGAAGTTATTAGCTGATCTACGCCAGGAGGCTATACACATAATGGAAGCCCTTGTAGCGATGAGGCTAGCTCCTATAGTGCATGGTAGCATAGCTAGGGGTGATGTTCATAAGGATAGTGATATAGACATCTTCATACCTTCAATAGTGCCATCTTACCTTGTTGAGGTTGGACTTGAGAGAGCAGGGCTACATGTGTCGCATAAGCTCATAATACAAGCAACCCCGCAGAGTACGCCCAAAGTCTACATATCACTTGATGCCGAAGAGAAACGTGTCGTCTCCTTTCCGCTGGCAAAACTGTCCAAAAGAGAGTACGAGTTCTACTACTTCGGTGGAGCTCTTGATTATAATGGGCTCATCTCAGGTAAACGCGTCCCCGGGGTCAACAAGAAGCTTGTGCTTATCGAGCCGCTCCCTAAAGGGCATAAAGAGTCGCCAGTAATAGGCCGCGAAGCAGAAGTTGCAAGAATAGTGGGTGTAAGCATCGATACTGTGCTTGAGAGAGTTAGAGTGCTCACGCGCCGAGATGAGCATGGTAGGACAGGTGTATTCGTTAAGTATGAGCTTGAACCCTGGGAGTCGATAGAGGATGCTGTTCGAAAAATCGCTAGAGAGAACCCTGTGTTTCGGCGCACGCTTGCCGCGAAGGGCTCGCCTCTGGTGTAG
- a CDS encoding site-2 protease family protein: MLTTILWKLRGEREDSKLSISPLIVLLRIPSSFHIFDTLRRYRLLGLLFDVGIVATFILMAEFYRLTVSRILQLLFRGGPEGVAPIMPIIPGVTISIETFLYLLPGLSLAIIFHELSHALAARYEGIRVKSAGFLIALGVLPAAFVEPDEDELTRAPTRSKLRVYAAGILANIVVFAILSGVIIALSHGGTYIAIVDVEPGSFAYKAGIRSGDVFYSITVNNTVFHSVPEFAKYLANLREKNGGTLANVTLVVIFQTLKGENITVVKPSVPPSAPDRELYERIGIYLADIPSTLVKMGFSGTTAYTVFIVLTLASMINIGLAIINAAPLFITDGAQIIRDIAVAKLGEEKGGLLATLVSAITLLVLLPNIQL; the protein is encoded by the coding sequence TTGCTAACAACTATTCTATGGAAACTGCGTGGTGAAAGAGAGGATTCGAAACTATCTATAAGTCCATTAATAGTCTTGTTGCGTATACCGTCGAGCTTCCACATATTCGACACACTTAGACGCTACCGATTATTAGGGCTATTATTCGATGTCGGCATAGTGGCAACATTCATACTCATGGCCGAGTTCTATAGACTAACCGTGTCTAGGATACTACAGCTTCTTTTCCGCGGAGGACCCGAAGGGGTAGCTCCGATTATGCCTATAATTCCTGGCGTCACTATTAGCATCGAGACATTCTTGTACCTTCTTCCGGGTCTCTCCCTTGCTATAATATTCCATGAGCTTTCGCACGCTCTAGCAGCTCGTTATGAAGGCATCCGTGTCAAGTCTGCAGGATTTCTAATAGCATTAGGAGTACTACCTGCTGCATTTGTCGAGCCTGACGAAGACGAGCTAACAAGAGCTCCAACTCGTAGTAAGCTCAGAGTCTATGCTGCAGGCATACTAGCGAACATAGTTGTGTTTGCAATTCTTAGCGGAGTAATAATTGCTTTATCTCATGGTGGAACATACATAGCCATAGTGGATGTAGAGCCCGGTTCATTTGCCTATAAGGCAGGGATTAGGAGCGGTGACGTCTTCTACTCTATAACGGTAAACAATACTGTATTCCACAGCGTACCCGAGTTTGCAAAGTACCTTGCAAATCTCCGTGAAAAGAATGGTGGAACACTCGCAAACGTGACATTAGTTGTAATATTTCAGACCCTCAAAGGAGAGAACATCACAGTAGTGAAGCCTAGTGTACCTCCATCAGCGCCAGATAGAGAGCTGTATGAACGTATCGGCATATACCTAGCCGATATCCCTTCAACGCTAGTAAAAATGGGATTCAGCGGAACAACGGCATATACAGTATTTATAGTATTAACACTAGCGTCTATGATAAACATAGGATTAGCCATAATTAATGCTGCACCACTCTTCATAACTGATGGCGCCCAGATAATACGCGATATAGCTGTAGCAAAGCTTGGTGAAGAAAAAGGAGGCCTCTTAGCAACTCTTGTGTCGGCCATAACACTATTAGTGCTCTTGCCCAATATACAGCTCTAG
- the pheT gene encoding phenylalanine--tRNA ligase subunit beta has protein sequence MPVLKFKPGRVEEVLGLSLDKALEIMEKLKIEVELDEEGNVVAELEVDRPDMYSLEGIARQAKGLLGRELGLPKYEVVDSSYRIVAEDVPTRPYIAGAIVWDVDVDEDFLEELIQFQEKLHTSHGGRRRRVAIGLHDLDKLPSKNITYRFVDIDGVVFKPLHHERTMTLREVLEETSQGKSYGSISLRDNKHPVLYSGNDVISVPPVINADLTRIEPGTRHIFIDVTGTELKPVLDILSILAANLAERSKSKRIGIVEVKAPWGMLREPQLKPSSMVLDVKYASKVIGTRLAPSDVIESLQRMRFGAREAGNGLVDVEVPRFRVDILHPVDLVEEIVLARGLDNLAPERPRLMLRGSLLPVRAWEREARLLLVGHGFVEVYSYSLTSCRDQVELAGVEEDKLVRIDNPVGLESECLRASLLPQLLRIARTNQHAVPLRVFELGDVVVADSADRERGVVHRRRLALLYMDEKAGYEDVQSIVYSLIRLLGDEIIEVKPTRHGLFIEGRTAELRTQRGVVAVIGEVKPQILEQLEISYPIAAAELDYTSIHSQG, from the coding sequence ATGCCGGTGCTCAAGTTTAAGCCGGGTCGTGTTGAGGAGGTTCTAGGCCTAAGCCTAGACAAGGCACTAGAGATTATGGAGAAGCTAAAGATAGAAGTCGAGCTGGATGAGGAAGGCAATGTTGTAGCGGAGCTCGAGGTTGATAGGCCCGACATGTACAGTCTGGAGGGCATAGCGAGGCAAGCCAAGGGTCTCCTAGGTAGAGAACTTGGTCTGCCAAAGTATGAAGTAGTTGACAGCAGTTATCGTATAGTGGCAGAGGATGTGCCCACTAGACCCTATATAGCTGGAGCAATAGTTTGGGATGTAGACGTTGACGAGGATTTCCTTGAAGAACTCATACAGTTCCAGGAGAAACTTCACACTAGCCACGGAGGCCGGCGTAGGAGGGTGGCAATAGGCCTCCACGACCTCGATAAGCTTCCATCGAAAAACATAACGTACAGGTTTGTAGACATAGATGGTGTGGTGTTTAAGCCACTACACCACGAAAGAACGATGACGCTACGCGAGGTTCTCGAGGAAACAAGCCAAGGCAAGAGCTATGGCAGTATTTCGTTGAGAGACAATAAGCACCCCGTATTGTACTCCGGTAACGACGTCATAAGCGTGCCACCCGTGATAAACGCGGACCTCACGCGTATAGAGCCGGGTACAAGGCACATATTTATCGACGTTACTGGTACTGAGCTTAAGCCTGTACTCGATATATTGTCTATACTAGCCGCTAACCTGGCTGAGCGTAGCAAAAGCAAACGTATAGGCATAGTAGAGGTCAAGGCACCCTGGGGGATGTTAAGAGAACCCCAACTTAAGCCATCTAGCATGGTCCTCGACGTAAAGTATGCGTCAAAAGTGATAGGTACTAGACTCGCACCAAGCGATGTTATCGAGAGCCTCCAGCGGATGAGGTTCGGTGCAAGGGAAGCCGGAAACGGGCTAGTAGATGTAGAAGTGCCACGGTTCCGTGTAGATATCCTCCATCCAGTAGACCTTGTCGAGGAAATAGTCCTGGCCAGGGGGCTCGATAACCTGGCCCCAGAGAGGCCTCGGCTAATGCTCAGAGGTTCACTACTACCGGTGAGGGCATGGGAGCGTGAGGCTAGATTGCTGCTTGTAGGCCATGGGTTTGTAGAGGTGTACTCGTACAGTCTTACCAGCTGTAGAGATCAGGTAGAGCTAGCCGGTGTTGAGGAGGACAAGCTGGTAAGAATAGATAACCCGGTAGGTCTAGAGAGCGAGTGTCTTCGTGCTTCGCTTCTGCCACAGCTGCTCCGTATAGCTAGGACAAACCAGCATGCAGTGCCACTCCGCGTATTCGAGTTGGGTGATGTGGTGGTAGCTGATAGTGCTGATAGAGAGAGAGGAGTCGTGCATAGGCGTAGACTAGCACTACTATACATGGACGAGAAGGCTGGCTATGAGGACGTACAGTCTATAGTATACAGCCTCATTAGACTCTTGGGTGATGAGATAATAGAGGTAAAACCAACGAGACATGGGCTCTTCATAGAAGGCCGTACAGCCGAGCTTAGGACACAGAGAGGAGTAGTTGCTGTCATAGGCGAGGTTAAGCCGCAGATCTTGGAACAGCTAGAGATAAGCTACCCTATAGCAGCAGCAGAGCTAGACTATACGAGCATACACAGCCAGGGCTAA